ATTTCACCGAATAGGGCAAAAACCGCCACGCTGCCGCACAGGGCGCCGACGGTCAGGGAAAGCAGGGTGAGCCAGAGGGGCTTTAGAGAACGAAAAACAAACAAAATCAGCAGGATAATGCCTAGGCCTGATACAGTGCCGATGGTCGAAATATCGTTCTGAGCCTGCTGGCTGGCGTAGTCGCTGTAAAACAGCGTGCCGCGCTGCAACACTTCAGTGCCGGGCCACTTTTCTTCCAGCTGCTTTTTCAGCGCGCTAAGCTGCTCTACCGTCTGGCGAGCGCTTTGAATATCGTACGATGAGGCGTTTAGTTCTCCGCGAATGAGGAACCAGACTTTCCCCTGCTCGTCGCGGCTGACGAGCCAGCCGTCGCTGAGGGTGAGCGGACCGCCGCTAAGCTTCTGCCCTATCTGTGCGGCGCGCATGGTTAGCAGGGGATCGTTGCCGAGCTCAACGGCGCTGACGCCGGCAAACGGCGAGTAAACCTGACTGAGCACCCAGTCTGCCTGCGCTGACGGTGAGGCATTCAGGCGCTCGCGGGTGGCATCGTCAAGCAGCGCGTAGCGGTGTTCAAAGTAGAACTTTCCCCAGGCCTGCTGGCGCTCAGAGTCCATACTGCCAGTGATGTCGCGCAGGGCACTCATTTGCTGAAGCTGCTGTTGCCACCAGAGCGCCGGAGCGCTGCCCGTACCGTCGGCTGGAGCAACCATCCAGACCAGCTGGCGGTCGAGCCGCTGATTAAACCCGGCCTCCAGTTCTGGCGGTACGTTTTGCGCGTGCTGGTTTGGCAGCAGCGCCATAACGCTGCTGTTAAGCCGGCTATCCGGCAGGATTACAACCAGCGCAGCCAGCAGGGCGATAACGCAGGCTAGCCATCCCAGCGCCAGTCGACGGTGTATCTCAGGGCGAAAAATAGCGTTTTTCATCGGGGGTTAGCGCGTCTGGCTTAGTTTTCTGGTTGAAGAAGCGAATGTGTGTGCCGTCTCCCTGCATATCCTCAATGCGAATTTCATCAAGAAATTCAGCGCCGTTCAGCGAGATGCTGCGAAACAGTTTGTTGAGCGGCATTGTCGTAGGCTGTAGATCCAAACGCCAGCGCTGTTGGCCGAGGTCGCTAAACGACAGGGTAAAGTTTTGCTCAAGGGTTTGGCGATCGGCGTGAAACAGAGCGGTCAGCAGAGAGTTGAACTGAAACATCTGCGGGTGGCTCTGGGCGGTGACAACCTGCGGCGCTTGGCCGGATATGCGCTGCTCCATTTTGGTATCGGTCATCAGCATGGTCATAGCGAACGGTGCGCTTTGATTCCAGACCAGGCCTTTTTCCGGCGCGATAAGCAGATTGCCGCTGGATTT
This DNA window, taken from Leminorella richardii, encodes the following:
- a CDS encoding LolA family protein, whose product is MPFIAHAVTLDDLQQRFSQNTLLRAQFEQQRTISGMSQPLKSSGNLLIAPEKGLVWNQSAPFAMTMLMTDTKMEQRISGQAPQVVTAQSHPQMFQFNSLLTALFHADRQTLEQNFTLSFSDLGQQRWRLDLQPTTMPLNKLFRSISLNGAEFLDEIRIEDMQGDGTHIRFFNQKTKPDALTPDEKRYFSP